GCCTTGCCAGACGGCATGTACCTAACCACCTCccacacctcctcctcctctctgtGATAGATTCCCGCGCGCGTTCTCTTTTGCCATTGATAAGGATATTTCCCTTCAAGACTTTGCTGATGTGGATGATCACTTTGCGCTGTTCGCCCTTCCTCTTTCCACACATGCCTTCCAAGAGTTGCAGGATATCCTTCTCATCTTAGCGGAGCTTATTCTTCATCATCAGGAACATGATCTCTGGCTTTGCCGTTGGAGCTCGGGTGCCTTCTCTTCTAAGTGCTACTACGTACACCGCTTCTCTAGCCTCCAGACCACTGGGGACACAAATTGGATTTGGCGCAACAAATGCATCCCCAAGATCAAAGGCTTCATTTGGCTGCTGAATTGTGATCGACTCAACACCAGAGACATTGGACAGAAAACGCTGCAACCGGGATGGACTGCTGTCCTGCGGTCTCTGCAATGGAAATTCAAGGGAAACTAGggatcatcttttttttctttgctccTTCAGCTCTGATTGCTGGCTCCGTATTGGCATCCAATGGGCTGGCAATACCCCCAACCTCTCCTGCCTTCATCGACTGCATCTGACCAAGGGGGCCATCGCACCAGCGATCCATCGGGAGGTCTTTATGTCTGCGGCTTGGGAGTTCTGGAAATGCAGAAATGACTTTATTTTCAATAATGTGTCTCCCTCGATTAATACCTAGTTGGCCAAACTTCGTGCCTCCCTTGTTTCTCAAAGTTGTAGGTTTAGTAGTGGAGCCAAGGAGGCTCTGCGAACCTGGCTCGTCTCCACGGCCTCTGTCCCCTGAGTAGGTGTTTCCCTCCTCTCTTCTGATTGTATCCCCCCCTTTAACTTGCTTGTAATTGTTTCCTATTTATTGtcggagcctctcctacagtttttggtcaaaaaaactagcattatttttgttgttgggtAAAGTGCTACTTAGAACAAAACCCCAGTTATGAATAAATAATAGGGAAGGATTCAGCACTTGAGATGTTTCTGTTCACGCCACAGGtttaaacaattttttttgaagttaAACCGTAAGAACTACGTTATTGCAGTTcgacagtatatagatatatatatttttttaaagtgaGGCACCAAAGTGCGACCTCCGAGGATCAAAATTTGGTGGGCTGCCAGCATACCTTGCTGGATGACCCAAGCTATGCTTGGTTCTCACAGGTTTAAACATTACGAACTTGCAAAGTTGTGTTTGAAAATGTCACCCTGGTCTGACATTCCATCCAATGCTTCAAAGTGCTACGACATCACAATGCCAGCTTGAATAATTTGCAAAGTTGTTTTTGATCATCAGCTTCGCAATCTTAATAAAAAGATTTGGATTGCggaagtttgtcaaaatttggatgtatctagacatgacttagtgtacaGATGCAttcttgagacatcctttgtgtgacggaggaagtaaaacATTTGGAGCTGGAGGGAAAAATATAATCTGAAACCCGCTGCGGCTGCCTCCTACCAAACCTTCCAGGCCCACAGCTTCTGGACCCATAGAGGCAGCCCAATTAAGTGGCGGGATAAAAAGATGTCCCCAGATGATGCAGAAtgtattctcaaaaaaaaaaaaagatgatgcAGAATGTGCTGAATGAATCACACAGATAAAAGAAATATTTTTGGTAAATTCTAGCTAAATCCAACTTGCTGCAGGTGTACAAGAAGCATAGCAGTCACGCTGTCGAGTCACTTGGATTTGAGAGAGAGTAGTACTTACACCGTCGAGCCATTGGACAGCGTCCTCGTTGAAGTTGACGGAGGTGTCCCGGAGAAGGTCGGCCTTGAGGGTCTCGTACACGCGCCGGAACGTCGCCGTGGTGTcctccgccgacgccgctgccaTTGGTGGCGCCGTACCGTGTGTGCAGGACGACGAGACGTGtgtggcggccggcgagcgtGCCGATCTCTGTTTATCCGTTGCTGGCACTTTTTTGTGGGATTCTGCGGttgcaaaaacaaacaaacaccacAAAGGGACGCGCGTCGAGCGGCATGGCACGTCGGGGCGCGCGTGTCAACGTCTTTGCTtgtggtggcggtggctgcTTTCCTTCCGCTCATTTTTTCTGATCAGCGTACGTTTTGCCCCGGTTGGGGAACTAACCAGAATACCTACCAGGTTTCACACAGGAATCAAAACCATATAAACGTGTGAATGCAACAGACTTATGAAGATCGACTCGAATACTCGATCATACGcaggaagaaaaatatttcTACATTTGAAGCACTCACGATCTCCTGCTCATAGTTCGTTTGCAACCATTGTGTTGTGTAGATTGCAAGCCAGCGAAACAGCACTTGAACCTCACAGAGCAGAGTTCACGAGTTCAGCATGCTGGGCTGCTCAGGATTGCTCGTTTGCGCCGAAGTGTTGGGGATACCTCTGCGCGAGTCCGAACAGGCCGAGGGTTCCGCCCGTGTGGATCATGGCAACTTTGGTTCCTCTCTTGTCTCCGCTGCATAGATCTACGGCTTGCTCCCAGGCAGACAAGGTGTACACGGGGTCAAGCAGGATGCCCGTTTGCTGAGCGATCTGGCGGCACGTTGCGATTTCACCACTCAACACCTTGCCGAAtctgaaagaaaaagggaGCACAAAAGTAGTGAAATTTGAGTGCAAAGTCTAAAGATTCTCGTGCCAAGGTCTAAAGATATGAAAACGACTGAATTGTTGTTCGCCGAAACAAATCATGTCAGGATTATCACTTAAAATTAGAGTAAAGGTACATAGATATTCTCCTCCCTGTTGATCTTAAAAAAAGGTACATAGATATTTGCAATCACAATTGAACATTAACACGAGAAACAGTCTCAAATTTACAAAATCATAAATATGTTATGTTCTGAAATGTTACTTATATTCATCAAGTGAATGGTGCTAGAATAAGATTACAGGGGATTTAAAACATGCCAGGAAACAACCCAATCTGGTGCTGTATTGAATTGACATTATTGTATACAATTTTGATGTCTTCAGAAGTTCCAGTGGCTTAGAAATGCAGTATATACTGAACTATGTTTAATTAAAGCATACCTTCTTGGCGAAAAGCGATCCACCCAATGAACTAGACCATCTGTCCATACCGTGTCACGACAGCCTTCATGGCAAAGCTCTTTAAAATCAGATATCAGGGACTTCTCATGTTCCTTATATCTTTCAAGTGTGTCCGCAAGCATGACAGCAGTTACCCTCCAATGAAGTCTGCGATGACGTCAATAACGGAAAATGTGATCTGTAGCTAAGATGCATGGAAAGAGCAATACTAAAGACATGGGGGAAATTGATGAAAATTCCAAACTGACACTTCTTATTCCCACTTCCATATAATTTATTTCCAAGTGCAAAGTGCATCTTTCTTAtccctcttttctttctgcgTTACATTATATCCCTAATTTGATGTGCTCTGAACATTTGAGAAGTATCACTATCAACGATGGATTGGGATGATAATCTCAAGATACGACCAGTACTTTTTTAAATTTAAGTGTATATAAATTATTATTCAATAATGCAAGTCTGTATATGGGAGTATTAGTATGAACTATTAAACGCACCCTAGACATACTGCTCCAAGAGCTAACCCCACAGCTGTTGTGCCTGTCCCAGCATCCACAACGATTTGGACTTCCTCGTCTTTTTGAAATGATGAAAAGTTAGAGAGGTGCTCCACTAGCCTCATAACACCtgaaaaaacaattaaatCGTGTGGAAGATTAGAAATAATCTCCTTTTACGTAGGGCTGAAATAAAAGGTTCTTTCCAGACAAACAATTAACATTGCAGGACCAAAACTTGATGGTATGATTGTAAAGCTCAGGGTGCAAATGTTCAGTCCCAATCAAACATAGCTAAAATATAAAAGAAGTATGCATGAGACGTTAACCGAATTAAGTTAGCTCCATTGTCGAAAAATCATTAGTACCGATGATGATGAGTGTAAACTTGGAATACCACCCATCATTTACCTAATAGGGCTTGAACAGTACCAGCCCCTTCCTTAACAATCACTACTCTTCTTGAATCATTGTCACAGCCATTGTTTTCATCCACAGCCAAATCCTCTCTGACAATATCATCAGCCCACAACACGGTACCGCTCGTACCAGCTACTGTTTTGGCGTGCTCATAAAGCATCTCATCTCGATGTGCATATACTGAACGAGAGGCATACGTGACGTTGCCAAACATCAACGAGATCAAATTGTATCCCGTCGGGATATCTAGCTTCTCTCCCCTCAGCAGTAGGTGTGGCCTGATTCCCCACTCTGTGCAATGGACCGCTGAACACAGGAAAAGAACTTGTGAATGGTGTTATCATCTAGGCATACGAATGACAAGACTCAATTTGCAGGCATACATCATAGACACAAATTGAACAACCAAAATTAATCCATATCTCACCGACGGCTGCCGCATGGGCGCTCTGGCAGCCCCCGCATGTTACCTGCAAACGAAGCAGTGGCAGCAACACAATCAGCATAGCAAACGAGGTGTTGAGAGGAGGATAATGTGGGGATGGGTGCCGAACCACGTCggtggcgccgcggcggcggaggagcggcaGGAGGGCGTCGAGCTTGCGGGCCTTGTTACCGTTGGCGAGGGGGTGGAGAAGGTCGTCCCGAACCACGCGGAATCTCGGGCTCCCCTGCTCGTCCCCTTTACCGCCGCTGCTCTTGGACGCGGTGGTGAGGTTGGAGAAGGCGAACTGGGGAGCAGCGGACGGTGACTGAGAGTGCGATGGGAGGACGGAGATCGTGTGGACTTGGGTGGCCGGGGAGGGAAGCATCCATTCCGTGGAGGAGAGCATGCTCGCGAGCGtccttccgccgccggcgagcgccggcgctggcCGCATGATGGAGATTGGCGGCTCGATTGTGGTTGAACCGGCGACGGCTATATCGTGAATCCGCTTTCGTGTACCGTTGGCGTATTCCCAGTTGATGCGTAATTGATTTAAGGCGTGACGTGTTTGTGAAACAAGTGTGACGTTTGTAGACTAACTTATGGCCGTCAGAAAACATTATGGCAATCATCCAACAGAGGAGTGAACAGAAAGCCACTGAAAATCCAGAGATTATAGATTGACGGAAAAGGGTGTGGCTCTTGCTCTCCTGCTTGATCTGACCGCTGACAGCTGCTCTATCACCTGCTCACCCGATAATTAAAATGGGCATGATTGCTGATTCTACATTTGAGATTGACTAACGTGGTTAGCAATTCAAACAAAATGTCAACAAGTCGATCACCTTGGACCTTCTTGTTCTGATATACGCGTAAATACTGATcatttctcgcaaaaaaagatACTCCGTATACCTAGCCAGCGCGGTCTGCCACAGGGTACTAACCGAGGTTGGTACTCCAGGAGGTAAAGAGACTCATCGATCTACTGCTGTTTGCCACTTTACGttccaagaacaagaaagcaCCAAACTCGACCGAGACAGAAAATCGAGAAGAAGAGACAGAGAATCCGATGGAAAGAAatagggaaaaaaaatgtgtacaTCTGCCTGACAGTCATCTCGACCAAAAGCCGGCCACCACATCATATGAACGCGAGTACATAAATAATATCGACCAACCACCTGAAAATCCTAGCTTGGACGCTTTCCACCctttatgttttttcttccatCGATGatgctgatcgatcgatcacacTGGGTAGCgtctttcttttctgttctttCAGAACCACGCACTGATTTCGGGGGTGACATAATTAAACCAGCTTATGCAGCACTGCACCACCACTGGCACCAACGTCAGGATTCCGATCAATTAGATCGATGAGAACCAAGACATCAAATTAAGAAGTCGCCATAACGTTTATCTTCTTTCCAGAACCAAAGACCTGATGATCGAAGCATTGATTCTTAGGACACGATCTAGCTAGATCAGGTCGATCCGAAGAAAAAGCGTAGCAGAGATAGCAGCCAGCTGCAGACATCCATAAGAGACGCTCAAATCATGTTCGCCCGATCTATGATCGGGTACACGCTTCCATCGCGTCGCCGACACGTCTGCAAATGTAAAGCTAGCTGCTTCCAAGAGATTTAATCTATTACCAGCAACGCTTAGTTATGTAGCAAGCTCTATGACACCGACAACATATATATCGGGGGGGGTGAGATATCatctcaagaaaaaataacaagGCGTGAGATATATATTGCGAGGTACTGTATAGAGAAAGTGCTTCGGCTACCCGGACAGCTCCAAGGATTGCTGTCAGTCTTGTGCTCCAGGAACCAGGCCAATTCAGTCGTCAGTGGAGGGTGCCGTGCCTGGCCCTCGTTCCCTATGGACACCACCGGAGCCGGGATGGCTGAAGCTCAACTCCGATGCGAGTTTTGTTGAGCAGACGAGGGAGGCGTGGTGGGGCGGGGTTCTTAGAGACTCGCTCGGCAGTATTGTTGCGTCTGTCTGGGTCGTATTGACGGATGCAATTCAGCTCTGGAGGTTGAAGCCTGCAAGCGTGGTATGGAGGTGTTGTTTCGCAACCCTGCTGAGAAGTTGTGCCTGAAAATGAACTGTAAGGAGCTTCTGGCTGGTTTGACCTTGGATAAGGGCGACCGCTCGGCGTCTTGTTTCCTCCTACAGGAAATTAAGGGTTTACTTCGTAACTGCTACGATTTTAAGATTGGATGGATTGGTCGTGATGGAAATCGGATGGCCCATGACCTGGCTAGCTTTGCTAGAATTTCCGAAACCTCTGACTTACTTGTTGGTTCCATTCCCGGGCCTGTCCGGGAGTTAAACCCTATGCTCTGTAATCCCGTCACTATGTCTAGTTGATCGATTGTTTAccctaaaaaaagagaaagtgGGGAAGACAAAAGTAAAGGAGAACGGACTATGTGACCAACCTGCTACTGTCATTTAGCATGTGCACATATGTGTCAATTACAATTAATGTGTGTAGCTAATTAGTATAAGACCGATCTGATATTTAAGTCATCGTTACTTTGACGCACTGCGCTACGTTAGGAATGTCCTTTAACAAGAATAAAGGTGATGGATTGtcatttttgttccttttttttttgactcgTGAACGATTCGGGTGTTAGTTCAGCAGTCAGCAAATTTCATCATTGCTAATTGAGTGCATCTATTCCTCGTATGTTCTTTGCCCACTATCCGAACCTGGATTTTTAACACCTAGTGGGATGTCGAACTAACGTGTAAAATGCAATTCTATTTAAATGTTATACTCCTCTGATTTGGTGTTATTTGTACAAGCCCGAGATTTTTCTATTGCACATAATGTTAATAAATAAAACTCTCTAACTAAAACATGTAATGATACCTAATCTACAAAACAGTAAATAACTATACATTTGGTTAGGTACTCATAAAAGAATAACAAATCATTGAACACTTCCAAATATAAGACATCTAAATTGCATACAAAATGAATTTATTATAAAAATATAATTTCATTATACAAATCTAGCCGTGCAATCTGCACGGGTTACCTCCCGCTAGTTTATTATgaatcgaagggagtagtaaaatgcACATTTCATGCTGTGGTTCTGCGGTTCATGGCGATTGTTTTTTAGCGGAAAAGTACTTGGAAatctagaagaaaaaaaactgctaCTAAGACCTGTGAGTCCCTTTTCTTAAAGATGTTcaccatatatatattctttgtTAGTAAATCGCCCCTTCGACATTCATGCCCAGTATCTGTGCTCACGATCGAACCAAAACAAGCGGGTCAAAAAGTAATCGActtttcaagaaaagaaacacgACTTCAAAATTCCAccataaaaagaaaacatagtACTACTGCTggtgcaaaaataaataagtaaAGAAAACATAGTACTCACCTGCAGACAATATATGACATCATGTCATGTCAGTTTCCCCGGCCTCACATATACTCTAGATGTTATAGCACGCGGCTCCATCGTTCACCAAAAACATGCAAAGAGAGATAAATAGATAGGAAAACCAATATATACCTAGCTGCTAATTAGCTACTGCTGCtcagagggagaggagaaagagagaaagacTAATTGGTGACGAGGCAATGagaggcagaggagaggaTGACGAAGAggcggagaggaagaagagtccGGGAGCGAAGAAGGTGCCGTTCCTTGGCATGTTCAGGTACGCCGGGCGCACCGACTTGGCGCTGATGGCGgtcggcacggcggcggcgatggccaACGGCATGTCGGAGCCGCTCATGACGATCATCTTCGCCGCCGTCATCGAGTCCTTCGGCGGCAGCGACAGCGGCACCGTCCTCCGCCGGGTCAGCAAGGTATGCATACGAAAAGTCACAATTTATGGGTTCTGCTGGTATGTATATCTTCCAAAGATCGAGCTTGGCGCCGTCAGGCAAATATTGACAATTATGCGAGTGTAGCCATGAGGTGTCCTCTAGAGTTGCACTTGTTCGTCCGGGGACCGGGCGTGATGGCTGGGCTACGTACGAAGTGGAGTACTCCGTACGTACTAACGTACATCGAGCCAAGCCAGCCACCACGCTCCGATAGATGTGGCCTGCCAACTCCCGCTTCTCACCAATCCCCGGACGAACAAGTGCAACTCCCGTCCTGACGGCCGCGAGGGACCCTCCCTGAACTCATCACGGACCTAGACAACGACACACGACACAATCACAAAACTAACAACACGGCCACCGATTGTTTTTTTGCATAGCCAGCGGAACCCGAGCAGCCGCACAACTGATTACTGATGCACTTGTAGCCAGCAGAAGGCAGGGGGCGGCCATCCACAACACCCTGCCCGCCACCAAAACCCCGCGGGCAGGCCAGCCGTAATGACCATGAGCGCGCGCGCAACGACCGCCTAGATTGTGCCCCGGAAAGCGAGCCGAACCGACCACCACAAGCCCAACTCCGGCCCCAAAACGGGCCGCTCTGGGCACCACAAGGGTGGCCATGCACGGCGGCGTGGTTCCGTGAGAACTGACTTTCTAGCAGGCTATCCAACTGGAGaacccactacttgatttctctcaacatgtaagcatgccacatcatcatatCGTTAAtatgttcacacctatttggTGAGAAACTCGTATTtattgcacatgcatgcatgatatttTCTATCATGATATCCTCGCCATGTGAAGAATTTATCACACAATTTCATTTTATGTTTTGAGTTTTGGAtacttttttgttgttgtactCAATTTCAttcatgcatgtatattaactaaaaatttccgcaacaacgtgcggggcatcatctagttatACAACTTTCGCTTAAACATGTTTAACCTTAGAGCTGTGGTGAGATCCAGTGCTTGTGTTGCCTGTGTTGGTACGATGATCTCTTCTAGCGGATACAGTTCATCTATTTGACCAATGGGCGTGGCAACGATGGATGGAAtgcgtatttttttttaaacgatCAGATGACCGTGTTCCACTATCGAGGATAACGGAACAACCCAGGTTCGCAGGAGTAATCCTGTTCAACACGCTTGCCGCCATCAAGGCTAACAAGCACGCACACAACAAGAGCTTAAGCTCTAAACAGAGTTTTTAAGCATAAAGACAGTAATAAGGAAAACATCCAGCACCAAAAGGTGAAAAGTCTTTTTTGCAGCAATCGTCCTCCGTTTGGTCTCCCATCACGGCTCTTCATCCTTCTTCTGCTTCCCTCGGCTCGCAGCTTGATCGTCTTCGTCTTGTATGTATTCCAGCGGCCTCTTCCTGTCCATACGAGCTTGATCCCCGTGGTGACGCAGAGCTTCTGATTGGAAAGCCGCAGCCCCTGCCAGAATGTTAGAACGGTCGACCTCCATATGTAAGCCAGCCCAATAACGTAAGAAAGCACATGCATAGCATACGATCTCAGCAGGAGAACgaatgagttttttttcttcaaaacaagCCTTATTGCGAAGTTTCCAGAGAGCCCAGCATATAGCCACGACACCCACAATCTGAAGGTTCCTAGAGACCGGGAAGAACTGTGTGATCCACCAGAAGTATTGTGTAAAGCAGCCAGGTCTAGTAGGAGCACCAATACTGTGGCTAAGTATACTCCAAGTGTATTTGGCAGCACCACATCCAAAGAAGAGATGGTGAATGGTTTCTTGCTCATCGCAAAACCTGCATTTAGTATCTTCGGACTAGTTCCTCCTAACCATGTTATCTTTGGTGGCTATGGCATTATGCCATATCAGCCAAAGCCaaacttttatttttaaagGTAGCTTAGCCTTCCAAAGATGTCTAAAGGAGCGGTCCCTCCCTCCCCAAGCTAAATTGTTATACATGGATTTAACAGAATAGCTACCAGATTTAGTATTTTTGGATGGAATGAGTATGCCAATACTAATTAGATCATGGAGGTTGAGGTGCCCGTGGATATAATGCTAGGGCCCCGAAATTAAGAACCTGATCAGTGGATTTGTGCATCGCAGTGCCAATTCGTGTCTACTCCTCATAGGCACGTGAAACGCATGTCAGGCTCTGATATAATTGGGCAAATATTTAGAGGGGGAAATATCCTATGAcacgaaaagaaaaggaaaaaaaaatgttttaccTGGCAAAAGTTTAGTACACTACTATTAATTTTGACATTTGCTTTCTCCAGGTTGTTATGTACTATATCTATTTGGGAATTTGGTCGG
The Brachypodium distachyon strain Bd21 chromosome 2, Brachypodium_distachyon_v3.0, whole genome shotgun sequence genome window above contains:
- the LOC100828695 gene encoding uncharacterized protein LOC100828695 yields the protein MRPAPALAGGGRTLASMLSSTEWMLPSPATQVHTISVLPSHSQSPSAAPQFAFSNLTTASKSSGGKGDEQGSPRFRVVRDDLLHPLANGNKARKLDALLPLLRRRGATDVVTCGGCQSAHAAAVAVHCTEWGIRPHLLLRGEKLDIPTGYNLISLMFGNVTYASRSVYAHRDEMLYEHAKTVAGTSGTVLWADDIVREDLAVDENNGCDNDSRRVVIVKEGAGTVQALLGVMRLVEHLSNFSSFQKDEEVQIVVDAGTGTTAVGLALGAVCLGLHWRVTAVMLADTLERYKEHEKSLISDFKELCHEGCRDTVWTDGLVHWVDRFSPRRFGKVLSGEIATCRQIAQQTGILLDPVYTLSAWEQAVDLCSGDKRGTKVAMIHTGGTLGLFGLAQRYPQHFGANEQSCILHARPDVPCRSTRVPLWCLFVFATAESHKKVPATDKQRSARSPAATHVSSSCTHGTAPPMAAASAEDTTATFRRVYETLKADLLRDTSVNFNEDAVQWLDGMLDYNVLGGKFNRGLAVIESYKLLKAGSEPSEEEVFLACILGWGIEWLQAYFLVLDDIMDNSRTRRGKPCWYRLPKVGLFAINDGLVLRSQISQIFKRYFYGKTYYVDLLDLFNEIEFKTTSGELLDLITTNEGREDLSKYTLEVYQRIVEYKTAYYSFYLPVACALLLSGWSLGDYVKVKHILVEMGVYFQIQDDYLDCFGDPEVMGKIGTDIEDFKCSWLFVQALERIDEKRKDILFENYGKSDAACVAKVKDLYKELNLESVFSEYETEIYEKMISDIDTQPNEALQAVLKSFLHKIYRRRK